The Mytilus edulis chromosome 4, xbMytEdul2.2, whole genome shotgun sequence nucleotide sequence tttattattagggGTTTTCTTTGTTGCAACTGTCAACATGACACGATCATCTTTCAcagttattttgatattttcagtGTCAGACTTTTTGTTTTGGCCTTTTTTCAAACTTCCATCAAAACTATATGGCTTTTCTGCTGGTTTCACTCTAAAAGTTGGAGTTTTTCCTGGTACATACTTagcatcttttaaatttttcttctttgaatCCAATTTAGTTTCAGGAATTGTTTCCTCTTGCAAATAATTGTTCTTTGTTAAGAAACTAATTGCActttttttatcttcaaaaacATATGTTTCTTCATCTTTGTTTGTCTTGTTGGTCTTTGGAGTTTTACTCGATTTACTTTTTTTCTCCCTGAATAAGTTATGATCAGACAAAGAATCTTCCATAGGTTTATCAAAAACAAATGCAGACTCATTCAGCTTTTCAGGGGTTTCATAACCAACAACTTGTTTGGTTGACAGTTCAAATGATTTTAGCGTTGGTTTTTGTTTAGATTTACTTAAATTTGGAGTTTTAGATCGAACTGAACTTGTTTTCATACTCGTTTTCTTCATCACAACCTCAAATGTTTTAGGATCCATTGTATATACATCATTGTCAGATTGGTGATCATCCCTACCAAAGATATTTGTCACAAAATCTTCACTGAAATTTACTGTAGCAAAGCAAGTATATAATTCTGAATTGAAACCAGGGGAGCATCTTCCCATGCAACATACACATCTTAAGGTAGCAATGTCAATCCACATGGTGTTTGCAACACTGTAATCTGGTGTATTTAAATAACTGTTCAGTATACTTGGTGCAAGGCGAGGTCGTTGGCGTAGAGCACCAAGACGAGCTTGAAGTACCTGTAACTTTATCACCTGATTTTGACATAGTTCTTTAAAAGAGACATAAATTCTATTATCCATTTTAAATGCTACAAATCTAAAACCTCCTACTTTAATAAATccaacagaaaaacattttgacTCACTTTCTCCGATCTTGGTTTCTTTATTTAGTTTTACATACTCCTCTGGTTCTTTGCTATAAAGAATTATTCCTCCACAATTTCCACAGCGCACATGTCTTTGTAATACTTTCTTATAATAGTTACCATTAGCAATCTCTTTTATTTTGTTGTCAAATCCTGGTTTGTCTCCTTCATACATGACAATGAACTGAGCCATCTGACGGAGTGTGTTTAATGATACAGCCACCGAGTACCTACATGTTGGACCAATACAATTCCTTTGCTGCAGATAACCAATTTCCTGTGTTGTCATAGTGCACTGTTCAACATCTTCCTTTCTCTTAAGAAAACCTATCAAGTCAGACTCATACTGAGGCATCATTTTTTCGATGATCTCACCTACGGCAATGTATCCTTTTTTCTGATTGTGAAATATTCCAGCAAACTCTCTGTTACCAATGACAACAATAGCAATTTGTGGAAGGAAATATAACTGACCTCTACACAACCAAATTTGTTCTACTGCAACAAGTTTATCAATAAAGTCACATTTACAATGTGGAGGATAACTTGAAAAATCAGGTTCACTACTTGTAATACAAGCATTAACTTGACCTATTGCATGTTCTGGTACTTTTTCTGACTTGTCTAAGTCTGGTTGAATGAGTTGTGATATTGTACTCAGATTGATCTGTTCTGTCAGATTCGGAGCGgtatattgttgttgttgttgtggtTCACTTTCAATGTATTGTGGTAAATCTATCAATGTCTCTCTCTGTTGAGTGCTGTCAACGACTACTGACACAGATACATCAGATATAAGATTTGTAAACTCCTCTACTTCACGATCGTTCAAAGAGTTTAATGAATCTAACACATCACTATCCTGTTTATGTGGATGTAACATAGCATTTGATTGACAGGGTGTGATTTGTTGTAAGTAATTGTGTCCAGACTGTTGTAAGCTGAGTGGATCCATTTGAGATGTTGTTGGTGATTCTGTCGTAGAATCTGGCAAATTACAAGTCTGGTTCACCATAGATGAGGTAGTTTTAGTTGGATTAAAAAATGTTGTAGTGGGAAGAAGGTGTGTCAGATCCATTCTTTTATATTTCTATAGCCACCTACAATTTAAACTATTATTTTTAGAGGGGCATTAACTAAGAGatgatttatacaaaaaatatatatgtatttgtttttgttaaagcAATATATATAACGAAAGTGAAATAATGGAAATTAATATTAGCTTTTAGCAGATAGCATggtacaattttgtcaaaaaaagctAAGAAAAATTGCTGATGAATAATTCACCGCCTTCATTGAATCTGTTTTCATGTGATCCTcccaaaaaaaaatcttcttataCAGGTGAAAAGGATgataaacatacttttttttacctacaatttgaaatcaaacagacctagaaaattcCAATAGACCATTTTCATATTTCCATCTTTTGACTACAGATCATATAATTTTTGGACAGGTTACATACTTTTTGGTAGGAAATTCAGGTATTCAGTCATGCAAAAGTCATCAAAAGAAGTTGAATCTAATATATAATCAGTGCAATTTTGGTGGACAAGTTTACTTTTTTCCAATGAAtgtgtcatgtacatgtatagaaaaCATTAAACAGTAAATTTTCCCCCCAAATTAAATGATTGAAAACTTAATTTTACTTCTTTACCTCACTCTTACTTGAATTGACTGAGTACCAGGATGTTCTACTACAGAGTATATGTACATGATATAGGTAACctgtttaaaaaattataaatcccAGAGTCAAAGTATGGTCATATGACAAAAATTAAATGGTTGCtatcaaatatatttgttaatattaGGTATATGGCTGTTGGCAGTTTTCAGTAGACATTTTGATggataatcattgataattacATAGCATCTCAACAAAACTACACACAAAATAAGCTGATACATATAATATCATATCCATGCAGAGTTAATTGGGTTTTTGGGggaaattttgtaattttgatatacATATTACTATGTTATAAACAAACATGGCCACCCAGgctaaaactagaaaaaaaaaggtGTAAAATGGAAATATTAATTCTTATTTTGGAAACAATTATAGATACAGAAATCGGTCAGAACAGAGATGTACAGAATGTTAAGATCTACTGCCTGTCAATCTTAACTAAATTCTCACATGACTGCTTATATGATGAATGTTTGAAATACTGCCctaaatttatgattttttttccaattttccaaGAGCATATAATATTGTTTGAAAAAGGTAATTTAACTTGAGAAACCACTTCACAAACGGCTTTATGGGGTATCCTTCATTAAATAAACTGAAACTCCACTGCATACCCTGAAAATTTAAACACATACCAGTATATGCAAAAATGTTTCAGGCTCAAAACAAGCCATAATACAAAAGTTTATGATAAAAGAAGAGGAATCAAGGAACTTATATTGAGCACACTCGATGAgtaaatttaatttaatatataaataaagaaaaagagaTGTGTGGTAATGTGGTATATATGTACATCAAAAAGTCATCCAATTCAATGAACCAACAAGATAAGTTTGGCCTGTGTGACCTATCAGTAATTGCATActaaattttgttgattttttccaAAATTACTGAAAATAGCTTACACAAATCTTGCTTCATAGAGTCTTGTcttgtttgattttaaacatacaTTGGTAACtgaaattgtttgcacctgtcctaagtcagaaatctgatgttcagtagttgtggtatgttgatgtggttaataagtgtttctcatttcttttttttttatataaatgtactttGATGTAtactgtttcctttataaattgcaacatggatggagagttgtctcattggctctcatagcacatcttcttatatctattgtgtacaactagaagtgttcaaaaagaaaaaaatcagatgtgatatttataagatatataacgtgacggtacccaaattgcacctattttgacagttttttcatctacgtttttttatgatgaaaacaaaaatgtccattctgtgtttattttgtagccctatccttctttattataaaggtacaccaatttgatttttattccatatggaatcatagaaaaattggtctaaactgacctccaaaccatcaatgattctgaaatgaggagtacccaaattgcttccatgcttaaattcacatagtcaaaagtctaataacagagcttttgtttaattttttttaaatattttgaacaattggatattagtccatgcttactcttcattattttttaaatggatacttgtaacatattgtatttgctcattttaaaaagatgacgttttgatgacgtcgcatggcgacgtttcagtacattttgctttttcagtaaatacttcatctgttgatagatactgtgaacgttttgtgcatatctaaatagttttacctatgttgaaagatgtgcttagtatcaaatcataaaaaaacaaattgtttagtctctagaaaatcttgtaagattttccctgctatttttgctaaataggtgcaatttgggtactcggtgcaatttgggtaccgttacgttatatCTACCATttttacatacatgacatacctCTAGGTAAGTAAAATTTATCAGTCTGATGTTCACAATCTTTTCGTAATCTGAATTCTGTCACATAATCAATcactaaaaaatatcaaaaataaaaacaaattatgctATTGTCTTATCTTAATCATAAAAAACTTACATT carries:
- the LOC139521708 gene encoding microtubule-associated protein 1B-like — its product is MDLTHLLPTTTFFNPTKTTSSMVNQTCNLPDSTTESPTTSQMDPLSLQQSGHNYLQQITPCQSNAMLHPHKQDSDVLDSLNSLNDREVEEFTNLISDVSVSVVVDSTQQRETLIDLPQYIESEPQQQQQYTAPNLTEQINLSTISQLIQPDLDKSEKVPEHAIGQVNACITSSEPDFSSYPPHCKCDFIDKLVAVEQIWLCRGQLYFLPQIAIVVIGNREFAGIFHNQKKGYIAVGEIIEKMMPQYESDLIGFLKRKEDVEQCTMTTQEIGYLQQRNCIGPTCRYSVAVSLNTLRQMAQFIVMYEGDKPGFDNKIKEIANGNYYKKVLQRHVRCGNCGGIILYSKEPEEYVKLNKETKIGESESKCFSVGFIKVGGFRFVAFKMDNRIYVSFKELCQNQVIKLQVLQARLGALRQRPRLAPSILNSYLNTPDYSVANTMWIDIATLRCVCCMGRCSPGFNSELYTCFATVNFSEDFVTNIFGRDDHQSDNDVYTMDPKTFEVVMKKTSMKTSSVRSKTPNLSKSKQKPTLKSFELSTKQVVGYETPEKLNESAFVFDKPMEDSLSDHNLFREKKSKSSKTPKTNKTNKDEETYVFEDKKSAISFLTKNNYLQEETIPETKLDSKKKNLKDAKYVPGKTPTFRVKPAEKPYSFDGSLKKGQNKKSDTENIKITVKDDRVMLTVATKKTPNNKKSKSKASSRRRKKEIELEDSEIISTNTTSIATPELEDSEIISTNTTSIATPEICDSDETQDAVDSLVNHFQLSPKRQGRSNVEIENIGITPRTESRILSGIDLDGSISNMFETPSSQGNVVVEMMDNSDEHPLTGSTSPLSRLYQQFEDFEKTNSPDIVPTNQTDTTYRENSHISSSETELSLQLRNETEMPINLSASKQGQILSRGDHSEWQKVSNSIGDIEETQKYSDTTIDKTVSTIRTMHSSEAQNIDPIQKFELRENVGHSTLQNLFSAHIEDKNCQSDQSEEREKRAQTFSPTKPKNGSCQNSPISKLKKTSSSNSPVFKKSGEIDMNHAKVKKLSELGDHPLDLLASLAEVITDETENEQTMAGNEDADASTDQQNDETLKYEEVDQSKIDKSIPENEFTYFDPVPDLYESKEHIELCTFADENSNIDKVTLSTKAENTFTSEFSNEESRDRICKFLDEVESHMTIEPYKDTSTGYWKVRIRLKPDAKETYPGLFGSETDKKKRNMIFAFLGKLHLPENIPNSERNSEQIDNLSEQSIKSFKTTETSLGHPQSNSKTKLKSSRSNKAKKSKHSKKSGNKSSHNSQKNNLALQLFGAGRSDNNSPDKKKHLEQFIPSVNKESSGRNESITSPNTQSVMKRARQSPLEYNKSKKLKSH